The Drosophila innubila isolate TH190305 chromosome 2R unlocalized genomic scaffold, UK_Dinn_1.0 1_C_2R, whole genome shotgun sequence DNA window TAAGCCAAagaattgtaaattatttgtaatttgaagagattcgattttaaatttatgtaaactGTAAAGAACTTTCGATCttgttttctattattataaattaaattaataaagtaaaagaGATTAAAACATAATCACTTGAATTGTTATTCCTCGAAGCTCAGAGCGTTTAAATTCAGAGCGTTTAACTCTGAGCTAATCTATATTCATCTCgtcattaatttatattaaatcatAATACAATCTACAATTTCCATCTTATCATTTATTAACTACATTCATGATAGTTCGAATTGATAAcgtaaataagtaaaaacaaattaatttttatgtaatattttaatagggGATTCTGCTTGATTTGCTTTAGAGTTTATTTAAAGTGaactttgacaaaaattaaaaccactTTCATTctgtcatttatttttttcataacaAACCAACTTTTTGaagtaaaaaagtaaaataaaatcaaagtataaattaatgaatttcttTAGATTCCAATAAACTGCTTTGCTTGTTGTTCGCCCACCTCCTTGAAGATCTCTGCGGTCTTGAGGAGCTTAATGAAACGGGGCGTATACTCACTATACATTTGCTGATCGGCAGCCTCGTTGCCGCTGGTCTTTCCTAGAACCCCTTGGAGCTGGGCATTCCGTTGGCTGCGCTCCAGAGTGTCGGCCATTTTGCGCAGATAGATGAGATCCATGAGGAGCTCATCCCTGACAGCGGCTGCCCTACGTTGCTCCTCCAGGGGCAGCTCGTCGTATTGACGCAACAGTTTCTTTACAATCCGTGACTTTTGCTCGATGTTATTCGCATCCAGGATGCGCACATCCTGATTATAATCTTCGGAGAGTAGACTGAGCTTCACTTCACGCTTCTCGCGCGTCTTTTGCTGCTCGGCCATTGTCTTGACAATCATATCATAGAACTCGACGAGATCGGGTCTCAGCGGTATGCAGGATCGTTGACGCATCTGTGTGTCAATGATATCGCTTATCGACTCCATTGTCTTCCTCACCATCTCCTCAGTTTGCTGCAAGTGCTCTTCATTGCGATCGTTGCGGATTTGATAGAATGTCTTGGGTCGCTTGTAGGCAGTTTTACGATTACGGGCCAGAACCGATAGTAACGGATCCATGGTCGGATCATTGCTAACCATTTCAAACACGGCACGCACAATCTCCTCAGAAGCCTTGCCAGTCATCAGTTTATCAAAACTATCGGAGACAGGTTCACTGCGATCGATATCCCGACTGGCAGTAGTattgctaaaattaaattatttagtttggAGTAAgattagctttaaaaaaaataataaagggATCGTAACGATTAAagacttataaaatataaattgtaaaataaaaattatttgttaattttgtattaaacaacttaaaaaattatttatttgctaaaaatattatagtaaaatatgatatttttagtatcttaaatttaatttacaaaaaatttaaaaattaagatagAATGCACATATcatgtaaatgtattttaattttatatattgtttgtaaattgtaaaataaaaataatttattagttatgtattaaacaatttaaaaattatttatttactaaaaatattttaataaaatatgatattttaattatcttaaatttaatttacaaaaaatgtataagttAAGATGTAATGCACatattatgtaaatgtattttaattttgtatattgtttataaattgtaaaacaattaacaattaaacaatttaataattatttagttgctaaaaataataaaatatggtATTTCTagtatcttaaatttaatttacaaaaaatttaaatattaatatagaaTACACATATCAagttaatgtattttttttttttgtatattgttattctgtttattcaattatgattttcaaattagtttttaaaatataaattgaaaataaacgttaactcagttttgagaaatttttttagttttaattatgcTATTCCTAGTTAGCAATACCTGGAATAAGTACTTACTTTTTGGCTCCTTTGGATTTCTTAGccatattttttatcttatcaGACTTGCCATACTTTTTTACTTTGCGTTTATGATTGTCCTTTGTCCATTCCTTTTCTTTTGCTCTATCTATATCGTTATTTCTATCCTTACGCTTCTCTTTAGTCTTCTCAATATCTGTATCGTTAACTGTATCAgtttctttgtctttgtctttgtttttgtccCTGTTTATGCTACGATTTGCCTGCCTTGTATAACGGTGCTCATTGTCCATATCCGCCTCTGACTCATCGACCAGGGCATCTACCAGTTCGTAGTACGCCTCGGCATTCATTCGCTGGCTGCTCGGCTGCACATTGATCGATCCATTGCCAAAGAGCTGCTTCGTCTTTGGATCGCTGCACAAGTTGCCATTCATTGATATCTTTAACTTGACTGCATCAGCATTGGCACAAGGATTGCTCGAGTCGCCGGAGTCGCCTGTTGTTCCAGCTAAATCTGGTTTTGTTATCGGCACACAGTCGGGATTCATTGTTGTCGACTCGGGACTGACTGTTGTGGTCACACAAGGATCCACAGTCACGCCCCCTTTGCCCACTTTATTCATAAAGGGACCCAAATATCGATGCATGCCATAAAGAGGCTTACCTTGGTTACTTTCTGCATTTattggttgctgttgttgttgctgctgctgctgttgttgctgctgcaacagctgcgattgctgctgctgttgtggcatTGCTGGCTGCAGCTGCACTGTTGGTTGCAAGTGCACCGGCGGCGGCTGCTGTCCCGgcggcagctgttgctgttggcccGACGgcggcaattgttgctgctgttgttgctgctgctgttgctgctgtggttgttgctgcagctgttgcagctgtgATGCTGGCAACTTTTGCAGCTTGGCCAGCTCATTGAAAAAGTGAGTCAAATTAAAGTTTGActtcatattgttgttgtttgtctgttgctgctgtggctgttgttgctgtgcctgttgctgctgtgactgttgctgctgtggctgctgcagcaggaattgttgctgttgcaaagGTTTTGGCTGCTGCTGACATTGCAACAACAggggttgctgttgctgctgctgctgttgctgttgctgtggtgcCAGCAACATCTGTTGTTGCGCACttgtctgttgctgctgctgttgtggataggccaaattgttgttgtgctggcCAATCATGGGCACCTGATAGCGTGAATTGGCAAATGTATTGGAGTCAACGAGACCATCCACATGTCCAGCTGCATCTGCCTCATCCCTAATATTCGGCAGCTGATGACGCGGATAAGGCAGTGAGTCGACCTCCTCTGCCTCATTTGCATCGACCGTTAACATGCCATTGCCCAGACTGCCAAACGGCACACGATTGCCATTGTGATCCTCAAAGTCATCCAATAATTTGCCAGCCGTTTTGCTGGTTTCCGCTGCTTGTGGTTCCACGGAGCGTCTGCTGCGACGTTTCGGCTGTGACGCCTCCATGGCTGCATGACTTCCCTTCTGGCGATGGAATCTGTGCCACGTCCAGCGTTTGATGTTGCGCTTATCACGCTCCATGCTTGATTGCTGCGATATCTTGTTGGCCAAGAGCTTGACAACGGCATCGGGATGCGACTCCAGACGAGCAGTGGACTTTGAATCCTCCGCTTTCAGCTTGCTTTCAGTCTTTGGCATTGACTCATTTTCCTCTTGATCTGGGTCTCGAACCTGCTGTGGTTTCGACTCAGAAAGTGCTGCTGACTCAGAATTGACTTCGTTTTGTGGCGTCTGATCTGGGTCTCGAACCTGCTGAACCTCGGAAAGTGCTGCTGTCTCCGAATTGACTTCGTTTTGTGGCGTCTGATCTGGGTCTCGAACCTGCTGTAGTTTCGACTCAGAAGGTGCAGCTGACTCCGAATTGACTTCGTTTTGCGGCGTCTGATCCGGGTCTCGAACCTGCTGTGGTTTCGACTGAGAAAGTGCTGCTGTCTCCAGCGGTTTCTCCGACTTAACTTCAGGGGTTTGAACTGTCTTCAACTCCTCACTGGCCGCATTCTCTAACTTGTTAGCATTTGCAGTGTCCAGTTCCAGTTTGACTTCCTCCTGATGCTCCTCAGCTTCGGCTTTTGCATCAGTTTCTAATTTGATATCATTTCCAGACTCCAAGGACACTTCACTCTCCTTGACTTTCTGCTGTCGCTTGAAGCGTTCTGCCTTCTGATTCAATTTCGTATTAGCCTGCACAAAATCTCGCATATTGGGCAATGTCCTTTGATTGAGTGTGTGCAGCTGATCAAACTGTGGCAAGCGATAGTCATAGCTCTGTGGTGTCTCTAGAATGTTCATGCTAGGAGCATTCAAAGAACTCGAACCGCCAGCTGCTGAGTTGAGCTCATCGTAGGGATTCTTTTCATCCTCAGTCTCCTCCTGCTGcagtttctgctgctgctgctgtcgctctCGCTCCCGCTTCATATTCCGCTCCCGTCGCATCAGCAGATCATCCACATAATGAGCCCGTATGTTATCCGTCAAGGCATTGCTGGGCAATGAGGGTCCCATGCCCTTACGCATCAATCGATTGCTGGTCTTGAGCTTAATCTCATTCATGGGATTGAAGCCGGCGCTGGAGCTGCGCTTTTGTAGACCGCTGGGATATCGCATCTTTCCAGCTCTTTCGGCTGCCTCCTGCTCGATCTTGGACAGCTTATAGTTGGCCTCGTGCGACAGATTGTTGGGATTCATGTGCGCTATCTGGAGTCTGGCCAATGTCTGCTCATAGATGCCATCGGGCACCGAGTTGTCGCCAAATTCTGGCAACTTTTCATCCTTTTCTCGGTTGTCCTTATGCTCCTTGTGATCACGATTGTAATCTCTGTGCTGCTGCTCCATTTCCTGGTTGGCCAGCAGCTGTTGCACGTGCTTCAGCTTGATGTCCAGCTGTGTGGCGCCTCCAGTCAACGGCTCCATGGGCTGCTGTTGCTCAATTGGGGCAGACAGAGGCGGCATGCCTTCCATATGGTATTCCTTGTACTTCTTCTTCACCTTGCCAATCTCCGTTTGTTCCAGCATTTTGCCATAATCATTGACATAAGTCT harbors:
- the LOC117785955 gene encoding uncharacterized protein LOC117785955 gives rise to the protein MIFLQLWWTLMVLTGSNTLTPKSEQSKGSDKLRSFHHAVNEAREQLHELHANYGNVQDSELFRHRRNSIDELLASFAQAGDKEAVQDKDDKTLQRAADDWFRDFQAGVAPAAKHSRSTGRTKGKTYVNDYGKMLEQTEIGKVKKKYKEYHMEGMPPLSAPIEQQQPMEPLTGGATQLDIKLKHVQQLLANQEMEQQHRDYNRDHKEHKDNREKDEKLPEFGDNSVPDGIYEQTLARLQIAHMNPNNLSHEANYKLSKIEQEAAERAGKMRYPSGLQKRSSSAGFNPMNEIKLKTSNRLMRKGMGPSLPSNALTDNIRAHYVDDLLMRRERNMKRERERQQQQQKLQQEETEDEKNPYDELNSAAGGSSSLNAPSMNILETPQSYDYRLPQFDQLHTLNQRTLPNMRDFVQANTKLNQKAERFKRQQKVKESEVSLESGNDIKLETDAKAEAEEHQEEVKLELDTANANKLENAASEELKTVQTPEVKSEKPLETAALSQSKPQQVRDPDQTPQNEVNSESAAPSESKLQQVRDPDQTPQNEVNSETAALSEVQQVRDPDQTPQNEVNSESAALSESKPQQVRDPDQEENESMPKTESKLKAEDSKSTARLESHPDAVVKLLANKISQQSSMERDKRNIKRWTWHRFHRQKGSHAAMEASQPKRRSRRSVEPQAAETSKTAGKLLDDFEDHNGNRVPFGSLGNGMLTVDANEAEEVDSLPYPRHQLPNIRDEADAAGHVDGLVDSNTFANSRYQPLYGMHRYLGPFMNKVGKGGVTVDPCVTTTVSPESTTMNPDCVPITKPDLAGTTGDSGDSSNPCANADAVKLKISMNGNLCSDPKTKQLFGNGSINVQPSSQRMNAEAYYELVDALVDESEADMDNEHRYTRQANRSINRDKNKDKDKETDTVNDTDIEKTKEKRKDRNNDIDRAKEKEWTKDNHKRKVKKYGKSDKIKNMAKKSKGAKNNTTASRDIDRSEPVSDSFDKLMTGKASEEIVRAVFEMVSNDPTMDPLLSVLARNRKTAYKRPKTFYQIRNDRNEEHLQQTEEMVRKTMESISDIIDTQMRQRSCIPLRPDLVEFYDMIVKTMAEQQKTREKREVKLSLLSEDYNQDVRILDANNIEQKSRIVKKLLRQYDELPLEEQRRAAAVRDELLMDLIYLRKMADTLERSQRNAQLQGVLGKTSGNEAADQQMYSEYTPRFIKLLKTAEIFKEVGEQQAKQFIGI